A portion of the Bacillus sp. es.034 genome contains these proteins:
- a CDS encoding MtnX-like HAD-IB family phosphatase yields the protein MKKWAFVSDFDGTISKKDFYHLVMEKYFHEGTSLFTKWKAGEMKDIEFLSTVFSSIHQDETQIIEDIHSLEIDEHVTAFIRKVQAQGGDFYILSAGTDYYIHHILQKYGIADVKVFSNEGYYKEKNVHMKIDPAHPHYSERYGIDKSKVIAELKKEYETIYFAGDSEPDSHPAEVADITFALDALQSILEERGTPFMKVNDFYDIDRYLTDTGVLK from the coding sequence GTGAAAAAATGGGCATTTGTATCAGACTTCGATGGAACCATTTCAAAAAAAGATTTCTACCATCTCGTCATGGAGAAATATTTTCATGAAGGAACTTCCTTATTTACCAAATGGAAGGCTGGCGAAATGAAGGATATCGAGTTTTTGTCAACCGTCTTTTCATCGATTCATCAAGACGAAACTCAAATCATTGAGGATATCCATTCATTAGAAATCGATGAACATGTCACTGCCTTCATCCGTAAAGTCCAGGCTCAAGGAGGGGATTTCTATATCCTCAGTGCGGGAACGGATTATTATATCCATCATATTCTTCAAAAATACGGAATCGCGGATGTGAAAGTATTCTCAAATGAAGGCTATTATAAGGAAAAGAATGTACATATGAAGATCGACCCTGCTCATCCCCATTACTCAGAGCGTTATGGGATTGACAAGTCCAAAGTGATTGCTGAGCTAAAGAAAGAGTATGAGACGATTTACTTTGCCGGTGATAGCGAGCCTGATAGCCACCCCGCTGAAGTGGCGGATATCACCTTTGCGTTGGATGCATTACAGAGCATCCTTGAGGAACGCGGGACCCCTTTTATGAAAGTGAATGATTTCTATGACATAGACCGTTACTTAACAGACACTGGGGTATTAAAGTAA
- a CDS encoding DUF948 domain-containing protein, which yields MWIVYASIALFVISLIMLGVALMRTIKTTRPIVNEMNQTVATIQSRMDKISSEATQLQETQGEIQHDIEYKKSTFTDTIQEVKRTPEVLKEFVKSMKK from the coding sequence ATGTGGATCGTATATGCAAGCATTGCCTTATTTGTCATTTCCCTGATTATGCTGGGTGTCGCTTTGATGAGGACCATCAAGACCACACGTCCCATTGTGAATGAAATGAATCAAACGGTAGCCACTATTCAATCGAGGATGGATAAAATCTCTTCAGAAGCAACTCAGCTTCAGGAAACCCAGGGAGAGATTCAACATGATATCGAATATAAAAAGTCCACTTTTACAGATACCATCCAAGAGGTGAAACGTACGCCTGAAGTATTAAAAGAATTTGTAAAGAGTATGAAAAAGTAG
- a CDS encoding HAD family hydrolase: MIKAILFDLDDTLLWDSKSIEEAFKATCHYAHQKAGTDPQALESSVREAARELYATYDTYEFTQNIGINPFEGLWGDFLDEHDENFLKMKETVPSYRKDSWTRGLKSLGITDSVLGEELSETFRQERNQRPYVYEDTFHVLNEIKENYQLLLLTNGSPHLQNTKLDKTPELLPYFKEIIISGDIGKGKPDPAMFHHALERLKLHKDEVIMVGDNLNTDILGASRMGIKTIWINRRGQTPQKVVPDYEVKELREVPHIVKNFIN; this comes from the coding sequence GTGATTAAAGCCATCCTGTTTGATTTAGATGACACTTTATTATGGGACTCGAAAAGCATTGAAGAAGCATTCAAAGCAACATGCCACTATGCACACCAGAAGGCGGGGACCGATCCGCAAGCACTTGAGTCAAGCGTCAGGGAAGCTGCCAGGGAACTTTATGCAACATATGATACATATGAGTTCACACAGAATATCGGAATCAATCCTTTTGAAGGCCTTTGGGGAGATTTCCTGGATGAACATGATGAGAATTTTCTGAAGATGAAAGAAACCGTTCCTTCCTACCGCAAAGACTCATGGACCAGGGGCTTGAAATCTTTGGGCATAACGGATTCCGTACTTGGTGAAGAATTATCCGAGACATTTCGTCAGGAACGAAACCAAAGACCATATGTATATGAAGATACATTCCATGTTTTAAATGAAATAAAGGAAAACTACCAACTGTTATTATTAACGAATGGTTCCCCTCATTTACAAAATACGAAGCTGGATAAAACTCCTGAACTCCTCCCTTATTTCAAAGAAATCATCATTTCCGGGGATATTGGTAAAGGAAAACCGGATCCTGCCATGTTCCATCATGCATTAGAGAGGCTGAAGCTACATAAAGATGAAGTGATCATGGTTGGAGATAACTTAAATACAGATATCCTGGGGGCTTCAAGGATGGGTATCAAAACGATATGGATTAATCGGCGGGGGCAAACACCCCAAAAGGTTGTCCCGGATTATGAAGTGAAGGAATTGAGAGAAGTGCCTCACATCGTAAAGAACTTCATCAACTAA
- a CDS encoding SRPBCC family protein codes for MGNGIHQVNVHASRSDVWTFIRDMNTWAPLVPGYKEHTIYSDNQSTWKFTVHYGMVTKKIYVKVRITDWKEPSEVKFTLNGINQRFTGSGFFKAEEVDTFVTSMTGSLAIVSSSPVAKVLQHAFDKMVAELTRDLTIAVGKAIERSEI; via the coding sequence ATGGGGAATGGAATACATCAAGTGAATGTCCATGCATCGCGATCAGATGTATGGACTTTTATTCGTGATATGAACACTTGGGCCCCCCTTGTGCCCGGATACAAGGAGCATACTATTTATTCAGATAATCAATCAACGTGGAAATTCACCGTTCATTATGGGATGGTGACAAAAAAAATCTATGTGAAAGTGAGAATTACAGATTGGAAGGAACCATCTGAAGTGAAGTTCACATTAAATGGTATAAATCAAAGGTTCACGGGTTCAGGATTTTTCAAAGCGGAGGAAGTAGACACCTTTGTAACAAGCATGACAGGAAGCTTAGCCATCGTATCCTCAAGCCCTGTGGCAAAAGTGCTTCAACATGCATTCGATAAAATGGTTGCCGAACTTACCAGGGACCTGACAATTGCCGTAGGAAAGGCCATTGAAAGAAGTGAAATCTGA
- a CDS encoding DEAD/DEAH box helicase, producing MQKLHILREEAIEETKRKIEEDMTLFLEEHEKCPSFQDYLKDRSAFFHQIWLNSWLNKVTNDVLRSHKKAFLREKGYDIEGTDKKLINKLFRNEIREYQPFHILNWIQDNPISEKDWTERHREVRKTFVKNQEEKKKAVLQKESQKKILSFISQQMDKLETHWYVELRFLFANKWMSDIRTKTKFRSVEPHMLEVKLEEEGRYTKDSFATVSDFLSEFTGSIHKKSEHWDGHVWEYETYFYPYERFVFYHTEQVVYRSLSEHMPEELRKGYETVYGQELTEERLSRLSHHFLLTLKSNFFSMIQEEYMDDLYRLTDIPFDADVHLSLYESDLKKREERKAAELAELKRKQEEEERILEEIFGREYSLSFRGDIHYILHIGETNTGKTHHAISRMKEARSGMYLAPLRLLALEVFDTLNADGVPCNLKTGEEEKEVLSAHHVSSTVEMFREKDEYEVIVIDEAQMLADQDRGFSWYRAITKAKAKEVHIIGSENVRDLLMGLVGEGHVEIHHYKRDIPLEVESKEFQLRHAKKGDAVVCFSRKKVLDTASRLQNNGHKVSMIYGSMPPETRKRQMMQFIKGKTDMIVATDAIGMGLNLPIRRIVFLETDKFDGTRRRRLTSQEVKQIAGRAGRKGIYNEGKVAFSKDIMVMKQLLEKPDQALETFAIAPTSGVFERFQRYYHDLDTFFFLWDKFKSPFGTEKATLFEERELYELIRGTQIEAKLSLNDLYGFLHLPFSKKETQLTEQWLQCMQAIVDGEELPEPQLKSTNLEQKEVSYKAVGLHLLFLYRLGRQTEAYYWERIRSEIADGVHESLRTEVTSLTQSCRQCGKKLPPNFGFPICDRCHSVRVKRRTKGKPRY from the coding sequence ATGCAAAAGCTTCACATACTTCGAGAAGAAGCAATAGAGGAAACGAAACGGAAAATTGAGGAAGATATGACACTTTTCCTGGAGGAACACGAAAAATGTCCTTCATTTCAGGATTATTTGAAGGATAGGAGTGCTTTCTTTCATCAAATATGGCTGAATAGTTGGCTTAATAAAGTAACCAATGATGTCTTGAGGAGTCATAAAAAAGCATTTTTACGAGAGAAAGGTTACGATATTGAAGGTACGGATAAAAAATTGATCAACAAATTGTTCCGAAATGAAATCAGGGAGTATCAACCTTTCCATATCTTAAACTGGATACAGGATAACCCTATATCCGAAAAAGATTGGACAGAACGACATCGTGAAGTCCGAAAGACATTTGTAAAGAATCAAGAAGAAAAAAAGAAGGCTGTTCTTCAAAAAGAGAGTCAAAAGAAGATTCTTTCTTTCATCAGCCAACAAATGGATAAGTTAGAGACTCACTGGTATGTGGAGCTGCGATTCTTATTCGCTAATAAATGGATGAGCGATATCCGGACCAAAACCAAATTCCGGTCGGTTGAACCGCATATGCTGGAAGTGAAATTAGAAGAAGAAGGACGCTATACAAAGGACTCCTTTGCCACCGTTTCCGATTTTCTTTCGGAATTCACAGGTTCGATTCACAAAAAGAGTGAGCATTGGGATGGTCATGTGTGGGAATATGAAACCTATTTCTATCCATATGAACGCTTTGTCTTTTATCACACAGAGCAGGTGGTCTATCGGTCTTTATCCGAGCATATGCCCGAAGAATTGAGGAAGGGATATGAGACGGTGTACGGCCAGGAACTTACAGAAGAAAGGCTGAGCAGACTCAGTCACCATTTTCTTCTGACGCTGAAATCCAACTTTTTCAGCATGATTCAAGAGGAGTATATGGATGATTTATACAGACTTACAGACATTCCTTTTGATGCTGATGTTCACCTTTCATTATATGAAAGTGATCTCAAGAAGCGCGAGGAAAGAAAAGCAGCTGAACTGGCTGAATTAAAACGGAAACAAGAGGAAGAGGAACGAATACTGGAAGAAATCTTCGGTCGGGAATATAGCCTTTCGTTCAGAGGTGATATCCATTATATCCTCCATATCGGTGAAACCAATACAGGGAAAACACATCATGCAATCAGCCGGATGAAAGAAGCCCGAAGCGGTATGTATTTAGCTCCCCTCCGTTTACTCGCTCTGGAAGTATTCGATACATTAAATGCAGACGGCGTCCCGTGTAACCTGAAAACAGGCGAAGAAGAAAAAGAAGTTCTTTCTGCACACCATGTTTCATCTACAGTTGAAATGTTTCGTGAAAAAGATGAATATGAAGTGATCGTGATCGATGAGGCCCAAATGCTTGCCGACCAGGATAGAGGCTTCTCCTGGTATCGTGCCATAACAAAGGCAAAAGCCAAAGAGGTCCATATCATCGGGAGTGAAAACGTCCGGGATCTATTGATGGGATTGGTCGGAGAAGGCCACGTCGAGATCCATCATTACAAAAGAGACATCCCCCTTGAAGTTGAATCAAAAGAATTTCAATTGAGACATGCTAAAAAAGGGGACGCGGTCGTTTGTTTTTCAAGGAAAAAAGTATTGGATACCGCTTCAAGATTACAAAATAATGGACATAAAGTCAGCATGATCTACGGAAGCATGCCTCCTGAAACGAGGAAGAGACAGATGATGCAGTTCATTAAAGGGAAAACGGATATGATCGTTGCGACCGATGCAATCGGGATGGGATTGAACCTCCCGATACGCAGGATCGTTTTCCTGGAAACGGATAAATTTGATGGAACGAGGAGGAGAAGGCTGACTTCACAGGAAGTGAAGCAAATTGCCGGCCGCGCAGGAAGAAAAGGAATTTACAATGAGGGGAAAGTGGCTTTCTCAAAGGATATTATGGTGATGAAGCAGCTCCTCGAAAAGCCTGATCAAGCCCTCGAAACGTTTGCCATCGCCCCCACAAGTGGTGTATTTGAACGTTTTCAAAGATATTACCATGACCTGGACACGTTCTTCTTTTTATGGGACAAGTTCAAAAGTCCATTCGGTACCGAAAAAGCGACCCTTTTTGAAGAAAGGGAACTGTATGAATTAATCCGGGGAACCCAAATCGAAGCTAAACTTTCATTAAATGACCTGTACGGATTTCTCCATCTTCCTTTCTCCAAGAAAGAAACGCAGTTAACAGAGCAGTGGCTCCAATGCATGCAAGCGATTGTAGATGGTGAAGAACTGCCTGAACCACAGTTGAAGAGTACGAACCTGGAGCAAAAAGAAGTTTCGTATAAAGCTGTCGGGCTTCATCTTTTGTTTTTATACCGATTGGGCAGGCAGACGGAGGCTTACTATTGGGAACGAATCAGGAGTGAAATTGCCGATGGCGTTCACGAAAGCCTGCGGACAGAAGTCACAAGTTTAACACAGTCGTGCAGGCAATGCGGAAAAAAACTTCCTCCGAACTTCGGCTTTCCTATCTGTGATCGCTGTCATTCCGTGAGGGTTAAAAGAAGGACGAAGGGGAAACCTCGATATTAG
- a CDS encoding DsbA family oxidoreductase has translation MKIEVWSDYVCPFCYIGKRHLEKALEQFPQRDTVEVEFKSFELDPGAPVNTEYSIQELLSKKYGTSLEEAKNMTNGMSRQAASVGLDFRFDTSIPTNTFNAHRLTKYAKTAGKEAEMTEILLHAHFTLSKHIGDRDTLVELAKQAGLDEAETVSILEGSDFSEEVRRDEEEARQIGVQGVPFFVINRKYAISGAQPSDVFLSSMQKVWEEENEPSALQPLGMDGLACDENGCEIPPAKS, from the coding sequence TTGAAAATTGAAGTATGGTCAGATTATGTATGTCCATTCTGCTATATAGGAAAACGTCATTTAGAGAAGGCACTGGAGCAGTTCCCTCAGAGGGATACTGTTGAAGTTGAATTTAAAAGCTTTGAACTCGATCCCGGCGCTCCGGTCAACACAGAATATAGTATTCAAGAACTCCTTTCCAAAAAATACGGAACATCTCTTGAGGAAGCTAAAAATATGACCAATGGCATGAGCCGGCAAGCAGCCTCTGTAGGACTTGATTTCCGGTTTGACACAAGCATACCGACTAATACGTTTAATGCCCACCGCCTGACTAAATATGCGAAAACAGCAGGGAAAGAAGCAGAGATGACTGAAATCCTCTTGCATGCACACTTTACCCTATCTAAGCATATTGGTGACAGGGACACTCTTGTGGAATTAGCGAAACAGGCTGGACTCGATGAAGCGGAGACGGTCTCCATCCTTGAAGGCAGTGATTTCTCGGAAGAGGTTCGCCGGGATGAGGAAGAAGCGAGGCAGATTGGTGTCCAAGGTGTGCCGTTCTTTGTTATCAATCGTAAGTATGCCATTTCAGGAGCTCAACCAAGTGATGTATTTTTGAGTTCCATGCAAAAGGTGTGGGAAGAGGAAAATGAACCTTCAGCTCTTCAGCCCCTTGGTATGGACGGATTGGCCTGTGATGAAAACGGATGTGAGATCCCTCCAGCCAAGTCATGA
- a CDS encoding CAP domain-containing protein, with protein sequence MRRLFILIMIIVVAYISKPAWEEKVEASGFDTVLSKIEEMKNNPKVQDAFDQIYQEVNLLLVKLDESFRDLENTSDTKKEDPVEKPALTVPSDQTFSIYNIELGDSKESVEEEVGEAKRKSSNEYGVSWYAYHENYRNFFMVSYDQNQQVNGLFTNQDLLSSDSGIKMGVSKEMVQNELGEPLTNIRKGLTLYQLQNNGEQDVYQIDGSYVTIFYDKHENDTVTAIQIIDGNLEANKKNFYTEGSSELKEGFEFQLFDLTNATRVEKGLNVLSWDSLVRDTARKHSLDMAEQDYFSHTNLDGQSPFDRMEEDQVAFRTAGENLAYGQLSSIFAHEGLMNSKGHRENILQPHYEHLGIGVAFNEKSQPYYTENFYSN encoded by the coding sequence TTGAGACGATTATTTATTCTTATCATGATTATTGTGGTTGCCTATATATCAAAACCCGCCTGGGAAGAGAAAGTGGAAGCGTCAGGTTTTGACACCGTCCTCTCCAAAATCGAAGAAATGAAGAACAACCCTAAAGTTCAGGATGCCTTTGATCAAATCTATCAGGAAGTGAACCTGCTCCTTGTAAAGCTGGACGAGTCATTCCGTGACCTCGAGAACACCTCTGATACGAAGAAAGAAGACCCTGTGGAGAAGCCTGCTTTAACAGTCCCAAGCGATCAAACGTTTTCTATCTATAATATTGAACTCGGGGATTCCAAAGAAAGCGTCGAGGAAGAAGTCGGCGAAGCTAAGAGAAAATCCAGCAATGAATACGGGGTATCATGGTATGCCTATCATGAAAATTATCGGAACTTCTTCATGGTCTCCTATGATCAAAACCAACAGGTGAATGGACTGTTCACGAATCAAGATCTTCTCTCCTCTGATTCAGGGATCAAGATGGGCGTTTCCAAAGAGATGGTACAGAATGAACTGGGTGAGCCATTGACCAACATCCGGAAGGGACTGACATTATATCAGTTGCAAAATAACGGAGAACAGGATGTCTACCAGATCGATGGAAGCTATGTGACCATCTTTTATGATAAGCATGAAAATGATACCGTCACCGCCATCCAGATCATCGACGGGAACTTGGAAGCAAATAAGAAAAACTTCTATACAGAGGGAAGCTCTGAATTAAAAGAAGGGTTTGAATTCCAACTGTTCGACCTTACGAATGCCACCCGCGTAGAGAAAGGGCTGAACGTCCTATCATGGGACAGTCTAGTGAGGGATACAGCACGTAAACATAGTCTGGATATGGCGGAACAGGATTATTTCAGTCACACGAATCTTGATGGTCAGTCACCATTTGACCGCATGGAAGAAGATCAGGTAGCCTTTCGCACCGCTGGGGAAAACCTGGCCTACGGTCAGTTAAGTTCGATTTTCGCCCACGAAGGACTGATGAATTCTAAAGGTCATAGAGAAAACATCCTCCAGCCACACTACGAACATTTAGGTATAGGGGTAGCCTTTAACGAAAAGTCCCAGCCATATTATACAGAGAATTTTTATAGTAACTGA
- the speD gene encoding adenosylmethionine decarboxylase: protein MKLSHEERIQLHEFNNLTKSLSFNMYDICYTKTREEREAYIEYIDEQYNADRLTKILTHVSDIIGAHVLNVSKQDYVPQGASVTILVSEGPIVEVPTEHFDESPGPLPSTVTMHLDKSHITVHTYPEYHPHEGISTFRADIDVSTCGEISPLKALNYLIHSFDTDIMTMDYRVRGFTRDINGNKLFIDHDINSIQNYIPEEIKDEYDMIDVNVYPQNIFHTKCKLKEFDLNNYLFGYTKDRLEEEEVDEITDKLKMEMDEIFYGKNIPRP, encoded by the coding sequence ATGAAATTATCTCATGAAGAACGGATTCAACTGCATGAATTCAATAACTTAACGAAGTCGTTGAGTTTTAATATGTATGATATCTGTTATACAAAGACCCGTGAAGAACGGGAAGCCTATATTGAATACATTGATGAACAGTACAACGCCGATAGACTGACGAAAATCCTTACCCACGTTTCGGATATTATCGGGGCACATGTCCTGAACGTATCCAAACAGGACTATGTTCCTCAGGGGGCTAGTGTCACCATCCTGGTATCGGAAGGGCCGATCGTCGAAGTGCCGACGGAGCATTTTGATGAATCCCCCGGTCCATTGCCTTCAACGGTGACGATGCATCTTGATAAGAGTCATATTACGGTCCATACCTACCCGGAATATCATCCACATGAAGGGATCTCTACATTCAGGGCAGATATCGATGTTTCTACATGCGGGGAAATTTCTCCCCTGAAGGCATTGAATTATTTAATTCACTCCTTCGACACCGATATCATGACAATGGATTATCGCGTGAGAGGATTCACCAGGGATATTAATGGAAACAAACTATTCATCGACCATGACATCAATTCCATTCAGAATTACATTCCGGAAGAAATTAAGGATGAATATGACATGATCGATGTGAATGTCTATCCTCAAAACATTTTCCACACAAAATGCAAGTTGAAAGAATTCGATTTGAACAATTACTTATTTGGTTATACAAAGGACAGACTGGAAGAGGAAGAGGTGGATGAGATTACAGACAAACTAAAAATGGAAATGGATGAAATTTTTTACGGTAAGAATATTCCCCGACCGTAA
- a CDS encoding TIGR00266 family protein, producing MNSHEIEYKLHGDDMQFVEIELDPGESAVAEAGGMMMMEDGIGMETIFGDGSQGGGTGGFLGKLVGAGKRILTGESLFMTVFTNEGMGKKHVSFAAPYPGKIIPVDLSELGGKVICQKDAFLCAAKGVSVGIDFQKKLGTGFFGGEGFIMQKLEGDGLAFLHAGGTIYRKELQPGEVLRVDTGCLVAMTKEVDYNIEYVGKIKSAFLGGEGLFFATVRGPGTVWIQSLPFSRLAERIYANAPGGGRSTGEGSILGGIGDFLNGDD from the coding sequence ATGAATTCACATGAAATAGAATACAAATTGCACGGGGATGATATGCAGTTTGTCGAGATAGAATTAGATCCGGGAGAAAGTGCAGTCGCCGAAGCTGGTGGCATGATGATGATGGAAGATGGTATCGGTATGGAAACGATCTTTGGAGATGGCTCCCAAGGAGGCGGGACTGGAGGTTTTCTCGGGAAGCTCGTGGGGGCAGGAAAACGTATATTGACAGGGGAAAGCTTATTCATGACCGTCTTCACCAATGAGGGAATGGGAAAAAAGCATGTATCTTTCGCCGCTCCTTATCCGGGGAAAATCATTCCGGTCGATTTAAGTGAATTAGGCGGTAAAGTGATTTGTCAAAAGGATGCCTTTCTTTGTGCGGCTAAAGGAGTGTCTGTCGGAATCGATTTTCAAAAGAAATTGGGAACCGGCTTCTTTGGTGGCGAAGGTTTCATTATGCAGAAACTTGAAGGGGACGGTTTAGCCTTTCTTCATGCAGGGGGAACGATTTATAGAAAAGAGCTTCAGCCGGGGGAAGTGCTGCGGGTGGATACGGGTTGTCTGGTAGCCATGACAAAAGAAGTGGACTACAACATCGAATACGTTGGTAAGATTAAATCGGCTTTCCTTGGTGGAGAAGGATTATTTTTTGCCACCGTTCGTGGACCGGGGACAGTATGGATACAGTCTCTTCCGTTCAGCCGGTTAGCGGAGCGGATCTATGCAAATGCTCCAGGTGGAGGCCGTTCGACGGGTGAAGGAAGTATACTTGGTGGAATCGGGGATTTTCTAAACGGAGATGATTGA
- a CDS encoding PRK06851 family protein: MTGKIRHYYAGGNTAKGFYSLYDSVLDGLERVYILKGGPGTGKSSLMKTIGKRFEENGLNVDYLHCASDNQSIDGVLFPEFGVGIVDGTAPHIIEPKAPGVIEEYVNLGVAWDRDALNGHKEEILALNDNIASLFQKAYHTFASSLSAHDDIEEIYIANMDFVKANELTNELISLFFEENCLPKSSIVKHRFLGAATPDGAVDYIQNLTEDVGKRYFIKGRAGSGKSTMLKKIASAAEVKGYDVEVYHCGFDPNSLDMLIIREKGIAIFDSTAPHEYFPDRESDEIIDMYERCITEGTDEKYAVDIERTTKAYKDKMNEAISYLRDAKKLREQLESIYIEAMDFAKVNMIREGIFQEITEFIKK, from the coding sequence ATGACAGGGAAGATTCGTCATTATTATGCTGGAGGGAATACGGCAAAAGGATTCTACAGTCTATATGATTCAGTACTGGATGGATTAGAACGGGTTTATATCTTAAAGGGTGGTCCTGGAACAGGGAAGTCCTCGTTAATGAAAACAATTGGAAAGCGTTTTGAAGAAAATGGGTTAAACGTGGACTATTTACATTGTGCTTCCGATAATCAATCCATCGACGGTGTACTCTTCCCAGAATTCGGTGTAGGGATTGTAGATGGGACAGCTCCTCATATTATTGAACCAAAGGCACCCGGTGTAATTGAAGAGTATGTAAATTTAGGAGTGGCATGGGATCGTGATGCACTGAACGGGCACAAGGAAGAAATCCTTGCTTTAAATGACAACATTGCCTCACTCTTTCAGAAAGCTTATCATACCTTTGCGTCATCCCTGAGTGCACATGATGACATTGAAGAAATCTACATTGCGAACATGGACTTCGTAAAAGCCAATGAATTGACAAATGAGTTAATTTCACTCTTTTTTGAAGAAAACTGCCTTCCTAAATCCTCGATAGTCAAACATCGGTTCTTGGGTGCCGCTACTCCTGATGGGGCAGTTGACTACATTCAGAATTTAACGGAGGATGTCGGGAAGCGCTACTTCATCAAAGGGCGTGCAGGTTCCGGAAAGTCAACGATGTTAAAGAAAATTGCTTCTGCTGCAGAAGTGAAAGGATATGACGTAGAAGTTTATCATTGCGGATTTGACCCGAATAGTCTTGATATGTTGATCATCAGAGAAAAAGGGATCGCTATATTTGACAGCACAGCACCACATGAATATTTTCCTGATCGGGAATCAGACGAAATCATCGATATGTATGAAAGATGCATTACCGAGGGGACAGATGAAAAATATGCTGTGGATATCGAACGGACGACAAAAGCCTATAAGGATAAAATGAATGAAGCAATCTCATATCTTAGAGATGCTAAGAAGCTTCGTGAACAACTTGAATCCATCTATATAGAGGCCATGGACTTTGCAAAAGTGAATATGATTAGAGAAGGAATCTTTCAGGAAATAACTGAGTTTATAAAGAAGTAG
- a CDS encoding exodeoxyribonuclease III, producing the protein MKLVSWNVNGIRACVKKGFLDYFNSIDADIFCLQETKLQEGQISLDLKGYHQYWNYAMRKGYSGTAVFTKQKPLAVSFGFRDEEMEPEGRIITCEYDSFYLVNVYTPNSKRDLSRIDERLEWEDALREYLVELNFHKSVILCGDLNVAHTEIDLKNDKSNRGNSGFTVEERGKMSLLLQEGFVDSFRYLYPDKDDAFSWWSYMSKVRERNIGWRIDYFIVSEQLAPSIAKAEIHSDIHGSDHCPVYLELE; encoded by the coding sequence ATGAAATTGGTATCATGGAATGTAAACGGAATTAGAGCATGTGTGAAAAAAGGGTTTTTAGATTATTTCAACAGCATAGATGCAGATATTTTCTGTCTTCAGGAAACCAAGCTTCAAGAAGGGCAAATTTCCTTGGATTTAAAGGGTTACCACCAATATTGGAATTACGCAATGAGGAAGGGGTATTCAGGAACCGCGGTCTTCACTAAACAGAAGCCACTAGCCGTCTCTTTTGGGTTTCGTGATGAGGAAATGGAACCAGAAGGGAGAATCATAACATGTGAATATGATTCTTTTTACTTGGTGAATGTCTATACGCCTAATTCGAAAAGAGATCTTTCGAGGATCGATGAACGACTTGAATGGGAGGATGCCTTAAGGGAATATCTAGTTGAATTGAATTTTCATAAATCGGTCATTCTATGCGGGGACTTAAATGTTGCCCATACGGAAATTGACCTGAAAAATGATAAGTCAAACCGTGGGAATTCAGGTTTCACCGTAGAAGAAAGGGGGAAAATGAGTTTGCTGCTCCAGGAGGGCTTCGTCGATAGTTTTCGTTATCTATACCCTGATAAGGATGACGCCTTTAGTTGGTGGTCTTATATGAGTAAAGTACGTGAACGGAATATCGGGTGGAGGATTGATTACTTTATCGTCTCCGAACAATTAGCGCCTTCCATAGCAAAAGCTGAAATACACTCGGATATTCACGGCAGTGATCATTGTCCTGTATACTTGGAGTTAGAGTAG